GCAAAGGTACTGACAAGGCGCGAAGTCCGGTACAGCTGCTGCGATTGAATGTTTGTCTCCATCTGATAGAAATCATTGCGTGTCGCCAAGGCCATCACAATTTCTTCTAAAGCCGCATTTCCGGCCCGTTCTCCCAAACCGTTAATAGTGCATTCAATCTGCGCAGCACCGGCTCCTACAGCCGCCAGGGAGTTAGCTACGGCCATCCCCAGGTCATTGTGACAGTGGACGCTAAATACGGCTTGATTGGCATCCGCAATATGCGCACGCAGGTAACGAATCAATTTGGCAAACTCTTCCGGCAGCGTATAACCCACCGTATCGGGAACATTCACTGTTTTGGCGCCGGCGCGTATAGCAGTGCTATACGCCTGACATAAAAAATCCCAATCCGACCGCGATGCGTCTTCTGCGGAAAATTCAACATCCGGTGTCAAAGAGCAAGCATAGCGCACAGCACTGTCAATGCGTTCCAAGGCTTCTTGTCGGCTCATTTTCAGTTTATGCTTCAAATGAATATCGCTGGTAGCCAAGAAAGTATGAATACACGGCTGTTGGGCCGCTTTCACGGCCTCCCAGGCGCGATCAATGTCGTTTTTAGCGGCCCTTGCCAAGGCGGCTACAACTGGTTTTTTAACCGCTTTAGCCACAGCCTCTACCGCTGCAAAATCTCCAGGAGAAGCGATGGGAAAGCCAGCTTCAATTACATCCACGCCAAGTTTTTCAAGCGCAAGGGCAATCTCCACCTTCTCATTTAGCTCCAGGCATACCCCTGGCGTTTGTTCTCCATCACGCAGTGTAGTATCAAAAATCCGTATCTTTCCCATTTTTTCTTCCTCCTC
This DNA window, taken from Anaeromusa acidaminophila DSM 3853, encodes the following:
- a CDS encoding 2-isopropylmalate synthase, which encodes MGKIRIFDTTLRDGEQTPGVCLELNEKVEIALALEKLGVDVIEAGFPIASPGDFAAVEAVAKAVKKPVVAALARAAKNDIDRAWEAVKAAQQPCIHTFLATSDIHLKHKLKMSRQEALERIDSAVRYACSLTPDVEFSAEDASRSDWDFLCQAYSTAIRAGAKTVNVPDTVGYTLPEEFAKLIRYLRAHIADANQAVFSVHCHNDLGMAVANSLAAVGAGAAQIECTINGLGERAGNAALEEIVMALATRNDFYQMETNIQSQQLYRTSRLVSTFAGIVVQPNKSIVGDNAFAHESGIHQHGMLNHASTYEIISPASVGMQKTSLVLGKHSGRHAVEDRLKELGYELSTEKLDEVFGNFKTLADKKKQIFDRDLEALVGEGQQAKKPEWFRLQSHQVSSGSDISATAAVKIESSSGVVEKAACGDGPVDAVFQAINAAVGFEVDLKDYQLRSVTAGQDAMGEASVSVGQGSRSFNGRGISTDVVEASAKAYLNALNKMISECGVPAAKEAG